One stretch of Limnohabitans sp. DNA includes these proteins:
- the xth gene encoding exodeoxyribonuclease III: MKLATWNVNSLSVRLPQVLDWLAANPTEVLALQELKLTDDKFPAAAFAEAGYQAQWFGQKTYNGVALISKTEGADVVKNIPGFADDMSRVIAATYPDGAGGTVRVIGAYFPNGQAPDSDKFVYKMRWLDALRDWVGSQMQQHQNLVLLGDYNITFDELDMWDPVALAGTIHCTVAEREKLQALTDLGLTDSFRLFEQPEKSYSWWDYREFAFRRNRGLRIDHILISEALKSRASACVIDRAPRKNERPSDHAPVVLTLGL; the protein is encoded by the coding sequence ATGAAACTTGCCACCTGGAACGTCAACTCGCTGTCCGTGCGTCTGCCGCAAGTGCTGGACTGGCTGGCCGCCAACCCCACTGAGGTGCTGGCGCTGCAAGAGCTCAAACTGACCGACGACAAGTTCCCTGCCGCTGCGTTTGCCGAGGCCGGTTACCAGGCGCAATGGTTTGGCCAAAAAACCTACAACGGCGTGGCGCTGATCTCCAAAACCGAAGGCGCGGACGTGGTCAAAAACATCCCCGGCTTTGCAGACGACATGTCGCGAGTGATTGCTGCCACCTACCCCGATGGCGCGGGTGGCACGGTGCGAGTCATCGGCGCGTATTTTCCCAACGGCCAAGCACCGGACAGCGACAAATTCGTCTACAAAATGCGCTGGCTCGACGCCCTGCGTGACTGGGTGGGCAGCCAGATGCAACAGCACCAAAATCTGGTGCTGCTGGGCGACTACAACATCACCTTTGACGAACTCGACATGTGGGACCCGGTGGCGCTGGCGGGCACCATCCACTGCACCGTGGCAGAGCGTGAAAAACTTCAGGCCCTGACCGATTTGGGCCTGACCGACAGCTTCCGGCTGTTTGAGCAACCCGAAAAAAGCTACAGCTGGTGGGATTACCGCGAGTTCGCGTTCCGCCGCAACCGGGGTCTGCGCATCGACCACATCCTGATTTCAGAGGCACTCAAATCCCGCGCCAGCGCCTGCGTGATCGACCGCGCCCCGCGCAAGAACGAGCGCCCCAGCGACCACGCGCCTGTGGTGTTGACGCTGGGCTTGTAG
- a CDS encoding ATP-binding protein: MSTPILRPRERDALIQSLRAGVTPLLGAKHIQVGRDAEMAAMETSLDRMASGDSVFKLVVGEYGAGKTFFMNVVRGSAMERQLVVAHADLNPSRRLHATGGEARSLYAELMKNLATRVKPDGGALATVVEKFITTAVAQARQTGAKPEDVIHEKLARLSELVMGYDFATVIAAYWRAYETGNDTLKDNAIRWLRGEFTAKTDARKALGVREIIDDAAVYDQLKLMATFSRLAGYQGLLVCIDELVNLYKLANSQARNNNYEQILRILNDLEQGTAQGLGVLLGGTPELLMDPRRGLYSYPALQSRLADNPFARGDWMDLTGPVLRLGTLGREHFMALLRKVQAVYQHGQPEHTHLPPEAIPAFMQHCEQRIGEATFRTPRTTITAFLGLLAVLEQNPGAAWQTLLQQTQVDIAKAVDAPHSGDELSDLIL; the protein is encoded by the coding sequence ATGAGCACACCCATCCTGCGCCCGCGTGAGCGCGATGCATTGATCCAATCCCTACGCGCCGGTGTCACGCCGTTGTTGGGTGCCAAACACATACAAGTAGGCCGCGACGCCGAAATGGCCGCGATGGAAACCAGCCTTGACCGCATGGCCAGCGGGGACAGCGTTTTCAAACTGGTGGTGGGTGAATACGGTGCTGGCAAAACCTTTTTCATGAACGTGGTGCGCGGCAGCGCGATGGAACGCCAACTCGTGGTGGCCCACGCTGACCTCAACCCAAGCCGCCGCCTGCACGCTACTGGCGGCGAAGCGCGCAGCTTGTATGCCGAGCTGATGAAAAACTTGGCGACCCGTGTCAAGCCCGACGGCGGGGCACTGGCCACTGTGGTTGAAAAATTCATCACCACCGCCGTGGCGCAAGCCCGGCAAACCGGAGCCAAGCCCGAAGACGTCATTCACGAAAAGCTGGCACGGCTGAGTGAACTGGTGATGGGCTACGACTTTGCCACCGTTATTGCCGCGTATTGGCGTGCGTATGAAACAGGCAACGACACACTGAAAGACAACGCCATACGCTGGCTGCGCGGCGAGTTCACTGCCAAAACCGATGCCCGCAAAGCCCTGGGCGTGCGCGAAATCATTGACGATGCCGCCGTTTACGACCAGCTCAAGCTCATGGCCACGTTCAGCCGGCTGGCGGGCTATCAGGGCTTGCTGGTGTGCATTGACGAGCTGGTCAACCTGTACAAACTCGCCAACAGCCAGGCCAGAAACAACAACTACGAACAAATCCTGCGCATTCTTAACGACTTGGAACAAGGCACCGCCCAAGGGCTGGGCGTGCTGCTGGGTGGCACACCCGAACTGCTGATGGACCCACGGCGGGGCCTGTACAGCTACCCAGCGCTGCAATCGCGCCTGGCCGACAACCCATTTGCGCGTGGCGACTGGATGGACTTGACCGGCCCCGTGCTGCGCTTGGGCACGCTGGGGCGCGAACATTTCATGGCGCTGCTGCGCAAAGTGCAGGCGGTGTACCAGCACGGGCAACCCGAGCACACCCACCTGCCCCCAGAAGCTATACCCGCCTTCATGCAGCACTGCGAACAACGCATAGGCGAAGCCACCTTTCGCACCCCGCGAACCACCATCACGGCATTCCTTGGCCTGCTGGCGGTGCTGGAGCAAAACCCTGGGGCGGCGTGGCAGACGTTATTGCAGCAAACGCAAGTGGATATTGCGAAAGCAGTAGATGCCCCTCATTCCGGCGATGAACTGTCGGATTTGATTCTTTAA
- a CDS encoding DUF1566 domain-containing protein gives MTEIKVKVIGSGTVSQHSVGGGRYMQLKAIPDYGAKFIRWEKFDQLQGGSPTFSSTNLCNVNTRYTSDVVAVFSNEKADEIQHNESMLKLHADKFAVANEDVGFWIDDPSVKVVKEFDAYGGLIVNDDGTVLDQFTALMWTYKTYPQKITMEKAMLLEKEFAGYSDWRIPTLSELETIIPTFNGFFSTKLIGYYWSTSSNKYHLHRKTVMDSHGREESKDPAKNYELLRLVRDIKKHSVNVQTIGLGSGAVKNMIVFEKPDGVIGKIPRFNNVYPHNTQIEFVATPNKGSRFSRWSGDASGSTPNFTTVISGPMVVLAEFEQITHTLDLQTQGSGEGSITPNTKEERHPHDTTVTLQAIADEGSKFKQWFGDIGGTATQVTIKMDGPKTVTAEFVRVYSLTVSTLGKGQVKRSELANEYEAGSTVTLTAIPEEGHEFVLWHEEAFSSNPVFTVVMNSSCTVLVEFRPLPVFDLKVTYAGTGSGVVLPNKQAFWQGSEVELIAQAAEGCVFDGWSGDLAEGLEENRKVTVNTHLAVTATFNRVEVPETDIGVVFDGTTYGDTQIGNATVFLFTVSNRSDRQIQLDIPLAGFVSLAGEEIEQATWVKGMIDGEKGATLRAGTFRKMGLVFDRRQLVKVELGEHLHLTMSQGKPAQRLTFTFRCTDAEKQVLTLVNTDVECTEPLAVAQENSPESCAMAAQAELTARMQLLEKSLQEALSRLNAPPAAAPKPADAPTQTLPEVLAWLCTQNSVPLAVLRQKLLPLGLLPSAVLDDVNERAFEIAGEPALDEVTGSVIVQRGVLLQVLAVW, from the coding sequence ATGACAGAAATTAAGGTTAAGGTGATTGGGAGTGGTACGGTTTCCCAGCATTCAGTTGGCGGTGGGCGGTACATGCAACTAAAAGCAATTCCAGACTACGGGGCTAAATTTATCAGATGGGAAAAATTTGACCAGTTGCAAGGTGGCTCACCTACCTTCAGTTCAACTAATTTATGCAACGTCAACACACGATATACCAGTGACGTTGTGGCTGTATTTTCCAATGAAAAAGCCGATGAGATTCAGCATAACGAATCCATGCTAAAGCTGCATGCAGATAAATTTGCAGTCGCTAATGAAGATGTTGGATTTTGGATAGACGATCCATCAGTTAAAGTAGTAAAGGAATTTGATGCGTATGGTGGACTCATTGTTAATGATGATGGAACGGTGCTTGATCAATTCACAGCTCTAATGTGGACTTACAAGACGTATCCTCAAAAAATAACCATGGAAAAAGCCATGCTGCTTGAAAAAGAATTTGCAGGCTACTCTGATTGGAGGATACCAACGCTATCCGAGTTGGAAACAATTATTCCAACATTTAATGGATTCTTTTCAACCAAATTAATTGGTTACTACTGGAGTACTAGCAGTAACAAATACCATTTGCATCGTAAAACAGTCATGGATAGTCATGGTCGAGAAGAAAGTAAAGATCCGGCTAAAAATTACGAACTACTTCGGCTTGTTAGAGATATAAAAAAACACTCTGTGAACGTTCAAACAATCGGGCTTGGTAGTGGCGCTGTGAAAAACATGATTGTTTTCGAAAAACCAGATGGAGTAATTGGGAAAATTCCAAGATTCAATAATGTTTATCCACATAATACACAAATAGAATTTGTCGCCACGCCAAATAAGGGTTCCCGTTTCTCTCGATGGTCTGGGGATGCTAGTGGCTCTACTCCAAATTTCACCACCGTAATTAGTGGGCCCATGGTCGTACTCGCAGAATTTGAACAAATTACCCACACGCTTGACTTGCAAACCCAAGGCTCAGGCGAAGGTAGTATTACACCCAACACCAAAGAAGAGCGGCACCCGCACGACACAACCGTTACATTGCAAGCAATAGCTGACGAAGGCTCAAAATTCAAGCAATGGTTTGGCGATATTGGTGGTACTGCTACCCAAGTAACCATCAAAATGGACGGTCCAAAAACCGTCACCGCTGAGTTTGTGCGGGTGTATTCGCTCACGGTATCAACCCTGGGCAAGGGTCAGGTCAAGCGTAGCGAACTTGCCAATGAGTACGAGGCCGGTAGCACCGTCACGCTGACCGCGATACCCGAAGAGGGGCATGAGTTTGTACTGTGGCACGAGGAGGCATTTAGCTCAAATCCAGTTTTCACCGTCGTCATGAATTCAAGCTGTACGGTTCTGGTGGAGTTTCGACCACTCCCGGTGTTTGACCTGAAAGTGACATACGCAGGCACAGGCAGTGGTGTGGTGCTCCCCAACAAGCAGGCGTTTTGGCAGGGCAGCGAGGTAGAGTTGATCGCTCAAGCCGCCGAGGGATGTGTGTTTGACGGATGGAGTGGCGACCTTGCTGAAGGGCTGGAAGAAAATCGCAAAGTCACCGTGAACACACACCTGGCTGTTACAGCCACATTCAACCGGGTAGAAGTTCCCGAAACCGATATTGGGGTGGTGTTTGACGGCACAACTTATGGCGATACCCAAATCGGTAATGCCACCGTATTCCTGTTCACTGTTAGCAACCGCAGCGACAGGCAAATTCAGCTTGACATTCCGCTGGCTGGCTTTGTGTCATTAGCGGGCGAAGAGATTGAGCAGGCCACCTGGGTTAAGGGGATGATTGATGGCGAAAAAGGTGCAACGCTGCGAGCGGGCACCTTCCGCAAAATGGGCTTGGTTTTTGACCGACGGCAGTTGGTCAAAGTTGAGCTGGGCGAGCATTTGCACTTAACGATGTCGCAGGGTAAGCCTGCGCAGCGGCTGACCTTCACGTTTCGGTGCACAGACGCAGAAAAACAAGTGCTCACGCTAGTGAATACGGACGTTGAATGCACAGAGCCATTGGCCGTAGCACAAGAGAACAGCCCGGAAAGCTGCGCTATGGCCGCTCAGGCCGAGCTGACCGCACGCATGCAACTGCTTGAAAAAAGTTTGCAAGAAGCCCTTAGCCGACTGAATGCCCCACCCGCCGCTGCACCAAAGCCAGCCGATGCGCCCACACAAACCTTGCCCGAAGTGTTGGCTTGGCTGTGCACCCAAAACAGCGTCCCTTTGGCTGTCTTGCGGCAAAAGCTTCTGCCGCTGGGCTTGCTGCCCAGCGCTGTGCTGGACGACGTGAATGAGCGTGCATTTGAGATAGCAGGTGAGCCAGCACTGGACGAGGTGACAGGCAGCGTGATCGTTCAGCGCGGCGTGTTGCTGCAAGTGCTTGCAGTGTGGTGA
- a CDS encoding FRG domain-containing protein, translating to MSDIHSSNLDKSYIEYHPDTWDEIKNFQSLLSEWIFRGQACSSWSITNSLERTRKRVAPTLTNSQLEKNIVSRFKRGAHLVSSYTPNLDNSLEWLALIQHYGGPTRLLDFTRSFYIAAFFAVETADSDAAIWCLNPRILKKSSEVANLNLNQNTLKSEEVYNHLIDDEENLQAVIDVEPFFLNERLIRQQGLFVMPCSLNVDFETCLFGSLAGPTSKLTRADIDRVQLELGTFYENAAIIKIIIPKIIHSDIRRDLARMNVDAANLFPGIDGFARSLNFSF from the coding sequence ATGAGTGATATACATTCATCAAATTTAGACAAGTCCTACATTGAGTATCATCCAGACACGTGGGATGAAATAAAAAATTTCCAATCCCTTTTATCGGAATGGATTTTTCGTGGACAAGCATGCAGCTCGTGGTCTATCACAAACAGCTTAGAAAGAACACGCAAACGAGTTGCGCCCACTTTAACGAATTCACAGCTCGAAAAAAATATTGTTTCTAGATTTAAAAGGGGTGCCCATCTTGTTTCATCATATACCCCAAACTTGGATAACAGTTTGGAATGGTTGGCGCTCATACAGCACTATGGTGGACCAACAAGACTTCTAGACTTTACTCGATCATTTTATATTGCTGCCTTTTTTGCTGTGGAGACGGCTGACTCTGATGCTGCCATCTGGTGCTTGAATCCAAGAATATTAAAAAAATCTTCAGAAGTCGCAAATTTGAATTTAAATCAAAATACATTAAAATCCGAAGAAGTTTATAATCATTTAATTGACGATGAAGAAAATCTGCAAGCTGTAATCGATGTGGAGCCATTCTTTCTTAATGAGAGGCTGATTCGTCAACAAGGTCTTTTTGTGATGCCGTGCAGTCTGAATGTTGATTTTGAGACTTGTTTGTTTGGCTCGCTGGCTGGGCCAACTTCAAAACTTACCAGAGCTGATATTGATCGGGTGCAGCTTGAACTTGGAACATTCTATGAGAATGCTGCAATTATTAAAATAATTATTCCAAAAATCATTCATTCAGATATAAGACGTGATTTGGCTCGCATGAATGTGGATGCTGCCAATTTATTTCCGGGCATTGATGGTTTTGCTCGATCTTTAAATTTTTCTTTTTGA
- a CDS encoding DEAD/DEAH box helicase, producing MFNRLAPPLQRALWRLGWKGLRDHQQAALPLILDTQADVIVSAATASGKTEAAFLPLLTRLWGGAGVVLYVAPVKALINDQVERLQVFCEGMDIPVYPWHGDVGPTSRKRFFVNPSGVVLITPESLEALLFRRGGEVRGLFGAIEAVVVDELHAFIGNVRGRQLQSLLHRLECQLARRVQRIGLSATLGDMSLAADFLRPGQGHAVQVVTSADEKRHLQLALKVVCQPATMSETDQDPHWLIANELFERLRGANHLVFPAGVGLVEFYADALRKRCEAAGLPVTFFPHHGRLAKSEREETEAELKRGHLPVSAICTTTLEMGIDIGAIKGIVQIGPPQTVASLCQRIGRAGRREGEAAVLWQYCIAKAHGPGMDCAEGLQPDLVQAVAVIQLFLAKWYEPPRSGELDYSTLVQQVLSLVGECHGITAVVAYERLCQTGPFRGVSQGDFITLLRAMAAKKLLMQDANRLLLHGELGERLVNHYTFYAAFPDSQEYRLRQGGKDLGTLPLPTSNQLGDVITFAGRRWSIERIDHEKRMVDLQPSSMGKLPRTGGQGLPVHTKVREEMRAVLASQHMPVWLDANARSLLQEARKQYLNLQLDRDYCVAEGDTVYLFLWQGDVVQNSLAALLNHQGLQARNEGICIAVKHASLAMVTLAIAQVAAQPCPSAAQLFTRKDVPNTEKWDWVLPDELFLAGQTSRALDLEAAHALCIHLYETSAH from the coding sequence ATGTTTAACCGTTTGGCCCCACCCCTGCAGCGGGCTTTGTGGCGTCTGGGTTGGAAGGGCCTGCGCGACCATCAACAAGCTGCCCTGCCGTTGATTTTGGACACGCAGGCCGATGTGATCGTGTCGGCGGCCACGGCGTCGGGCAAAACAGAGGCTGCTTTTTTGCCATTGCTCACACGTTTGTGGGGTGGTGCGGGGGTGGTGTTGTATGTGGCCCCCGTCAAGGCGCTGATCAACGATCAGGTCGAACGGTTGCAGGTGTTTTGCGAGGGCATGGACATTCCCGTTTATCCCTGGCATGGTGATGTGGGGCCAACCAGCCGCAAAAGGTTTTTTGTCAACCCGAGCGGGGTGGTACTGATCACGCCTGAGTCGCTAGAGGCGCTCCTGTTTCGCCGGGGCGGTGAGGTGCGTGGCCTGTTTGGGGCAATCGAAGCGGTGGTGGTGGACGAACTGCATGCCTTCATTGGCAATGTGCGGGGGCGGCAGCTGCAAAGCCTGTTGCACCGGCTGGAATGCCAACTGGCGCGGCGTGTGCAGCGCATTGGCTTGTCGGCCACGTTGGGTGACATGAGTTTGGCGGCAGACTTTTTGCGCCCCGGGCAAGGGCATGCGGTGCAGGTGGTGACTTCTGCTGACGAAAAGCGACACCTTCAACTGGCACTGAAGGTGGTTTGCCAGCCTGCCACCATGTCCGAAACCGACCAAGACCCCCATTGGCTGATTGCCAATGAGCTGTTTGAGCGGCTTCGTGGTGCCAACCACTTGGTGTTTCCGGCTGGGGTGGGGCTGGTGGAGTTTTACGCAGACGCGTTGCGCAAGCGGTGCGAAGCGGCGGGGCTGCCGGTCACGTTTTTCCCGCACCACGGGCGATTGGCCAAAAGCGAACGGGAAGAAACCGAAGCCGAACTCAAGCGCGGCCACCTGCCCGTGAGCGCTATTTGCACCACCACGCTGGAGATGGGCATAGACATTGGTGCCATCAAAGGCATTGTGCAAATTGGCCCGCCGCAAACGGTGGCCAGCCTGTGCCAGCGCATCGGGCGGGCTGGGCGGCGCGAAGGCGAAGCCGCTGTGTTGTGGCAATACTGCATTGCCAAAGCGCACGGCCCTGGCATGGATTGCGCCGAGGGTTTGCAACCCGATCTGGTGCAGGCGGTGGCGGTGATACAGCTCTTTCTAGCCAAGTGGTACGAGCCGCCCCGCTCGGGTGAGCTGGATTACTCCACACTGGTGCAGCAGGTGCTGAGTCTGGTGGGCGAATGCCATGGCATCACGGCGGTGGTGGCTTATGAGCGTTTGTGCCAGACCGGGCCATTCCGGGGGGTGTCGCAAGGCGATTTCATTACCCTGCTGCGGGCCATGGCGGCCAAAAAACTGCTGATGCAAGACGCCAACCGGCTGTTGCTGCACGGTGAACTGGGCGAGCGGCTGGTGAACCACTACACGTTTTATGCGGCGTTTCCTGATTCGCAGGAATACCGGCTACGCCAGGGTGGCAAAGATCTGGGCACCTTGCCATTGCCCACATCCAACCAACTGGGTGACGTGATCACCTTCGCTGGACGGCGCTGGTCTATTGAGCGCATTGATCATGAAAAGCGGATGGTGGATTTGCAGCCGTCCAGCATGGGCAAGCTGCCGCGCACAGGTGGGCAAGGCCTACCTGTGCACACCAAGGTGAGGGAAGAAATGCGAGCGGTGCTTGCTAGCCAACACATGCCGGTTTGGCTGGATGCGAATGCGCGGTCTCTGCTGCAAGAAGCTCGCAAGCAATACCTGAATCTGCAATTGGACCGCGATTATTGTGTGGCGGAAGGCGACACGGTTTACCTTTTTTTGTGGCAGGGCGACGTGGTGCAAAACTCACTGGCCGCACTGCTGAATCACCAAGGGCTGCAAGCGCGCAATGAAGGCATTTGCATCGCAGTGAAACATGCCAGCTTGGCCATGGTGACATTGGCTATTGCGCAAGTTGCGGCCCAACCCTGCCCCTCAGCAGCACAATTGTTCACGCGCAAAGACGTGCCAAACACCGAAAAATGGGATTGGGTGCTGCCGGATGAATTATTTTTGGCAGGCCAAACAAGCCGGGCGCTGGACTTGGAAGCAGCCCATGCGCTATGCATTCACCTGTACGAAACCTCTGCGCATTGA